A single Vicinamibacteria bacterium DNA region contains:
- a CDS encoding SpoVR family protein — translation MNLNADLDRWRREIEGYAREYGLDFYDVVFEVLDYDQLNEVASYGGFPTRYPHWRFGMEYEELSKSYSYGLSKIYELVINNNPVYAYLMKANAAVEQKLVMAHVFGHADFFKNNYWFSETNRRMIDDMANHATRVRSYIDRHGLEPVEDFIDACLSLENLIDYHADFIQRKEKRERPRPGLAEEEETKEVPRLRSKGYMEPYINPPAFLEEQKVRLAERAKKRRLVPEEPQQDVLQFLLEHGPLENWEHDVLAIVRDEAYYFAPQGMTKIMNEGWASFWHSTIMTQRALTDSEVVDFADHHSGTLAMTPGRMNPYKIGIELFREIENRWNKGRFGKEYEDCDDLEARRRWDHKLGLGRQKIFEVRKIYNDVTFIDAFLDEEFCERLKLYVYGYDSRAGKHVIVSRDWRKVKERLLFSLTNLGQPIIHVVDANYGNRGELYLKHRFEGIPLDLEKAKDTLKNLHRLWRRPVHIETAEEGRGRLLSFDGSEHKSGRL, via the coding sequence ATGAACCTGAACGCGGACCTCGACCGCTGGCGGCGGGAGATCGAAGGCTACGCCCGCGAATACGGCCTCGACTTCTACGACGTCGTGTTCGAAGTTCTGGACTACGACCAGCTCAACGAGGTGGCAAGCTACGGCGGCTTCCCCACCCGCTACCCCCACTGGCGCTTCGGGATGGAGTACGAGGAGCTCAGCAAGAGCTACTCCTACGGCCTCTCCAAGATCTACGAGCTGGTCATCAACAACAACCCCGTATACGCCTACCTCATGAAAGCGAATGCGGCGGTGGAGCAGAAGCTGGTCATGGCCCACGTCTTCGGCCACGCCGACTTCTTCAAGAACAACTACTGGTTCAGCGAGACCAACCGCCGGATGATCGACGACATGGCGAACCACGCGACCCGGGTCCGGTCCTACATCGACCGCCACGGCCTGGAGCCGGTGGAGGACTTCATCGACGCCTGCCTGAGCCTGGAGAACCTCATCGACTACCACGCGGACTTCATCCAGCGCAAGGAGAAGCGGGAGCGGCCCCGGCCCGGCCTGGCCGAAGAGGAGGAGACGAAGGAGGTCCCCCGCCTGCGCAGCAAGGGCTACATGGAGCCCTACATCAATCCCCCCGCCTTCCTCGAGGAGCAGAAGGTGCGGCTCGCGGAGAGGGCCAAGAAAAGGCGGCTGGTCCCGGAGGAGCCCCAGCAGGACGTGCTCCAGTTCCTGCTCGAGCACGGCCCCCTCGAGAACTGGGAGCACGACGTCCTCGCCATCGTCCGCGATGAGGCCTACTACTTCGCCCCCCAGGGCATGACCAAGATCATGAACGAGGGCTGGGCGAGCTTCTGGCACAGCACGATCATGACCCAGCGGGCCTTGACCGACTCCGAGGTGGTGGACTTCGCCGACCATCACTCGGGAACCCTGGCCATGACCCCGGGAAGGATGAACCCCTACAAGATCGGGATCGAGCTCTTCCGGGAGATCGAGAACCGCTGGAACAAGGGGAGGTTCGGCAAGGAGTACGAGGATTGCGACGATCTGGAGGCCCGGCGCCGCTGGGACCACAAGCTGGGACTGGGCCGGCAGAAGATCTTCGAGGTGCGCAAGATCTACAACGACGTCACTTTCATCGACGCCTTCTTGGATGAGGAGTTCTGCGAGAGGCTCAAGCTCTACGTCTACGGCTACGACTCGCGGGCCGGCAAGCACGTGATCGTGAGCCGGGACTGGCGCAAGGTCAAGGAACGCCTTCTCTTCTCCCTCACCAACCTGGGCCAACCCATCATCCATGTGGTGGACGCGAACTACGGCAACCGGGGGGAACTCTACCTAAAGCACCGCTTCGAGGGCATCCCCCTGGACCTGGAGAAGGCCAAGGACACCTTGAAGAACCTTCACCGGCTGTGGCGCCGCCCCGTCCACATCGAGACCGCGGAGGAGGGCCGCGGCCGGCTCCTCTCCTTCGACGGCAGCGAGCACAAGTCCGGTCGCCTCTGA
- a CDS encoding M1 family aminopeptidase, giving the protein MPLLALALLLALPPPAPPSGLRLGASVRPLREAVDLRIVPSAERFLGTVDIDLELREATSTLWLNGTGLEVSAARLEFSRKSRVARVVLEEDRLGFSFERAVGPGKVRLHIEYRGSLSATATEGLFRRRDGDEWYVFSQFEPTDARRAFPSFDEPSFKIPWRLTLHVREGDVAVSNMPVVGTVSEKDGLKRVDFAETPPLPSYLLAVGVGPFEIVDAGVAGRKHTPLRILTARGRTGEAAWAATTTPRLLERLEEYFDLPYPYDKLDQLAVPVTMAFGAMENAGLVTYAEGLLLRKPEEESIAFRRLYADVCAHELAHQWFGDLVTLTWWDDVWLNESLASWMGTKVIEGWKPQWAARAAQVVSRREAMQQDRLAGARRIRQPIVTKHDIVDAFDSITYVKGEAVVRMFESWLGEDVFRKGVQRYLGRHAWGNATTADFLAALSAKAGRDVGPAFSTFLDQPGIPQVSVELVCAPGGAPRLRLRQEPYRPLGSGGISRPTWQVPVCARPGPDGKASRACTLLTEATGELALDGTACPDLVVANDGEVGYYLTRYPRELLRPLLASGARGLTAAERVGFLGSVEALTLSGDLPAAEVLSFLPAAARDPDRHVVETAVAVARSVGAPLWGEGSRPLFARFLRDTFGERAHGLGWKTRSGDDEDTQFLRRTLLSLVALEGEDEGLGAEAVALAPRWLSEPKALDRDMVGVVLQAAARRGDPALFEQLRAAALAATDRERRRELLHALGAFPDPPLLDRALSLTLGEGLDPRESIEIVWSAAQGAKTRAEAYAFVKAHFQALTARLPPDLSALLPQAGASLCTAAEATDLEAFFRPRAGDFPGGPRVLDSVVEQVRFCDAFRSAQQASALSFLSGHGGR; this is encoded by the coding sequence GTGCCCCTCCTGGCTCTCGCCCTCCTCCTAGCTCTCCCCCCGCCCGCTCCTCCCTCCGGCCTCCGCCTCGGCGCGAGCGTGCGCCCGTTGCGCGAGGCCGTCGACCTCCGTATCGTGCCCAGCGCCGAGCGCTTCTTGGGGACGGTGGACATCGACCTCGAGCTTCGGGAGGCGACGTCCACGCTCTGGTTGAACGGGACGGGGCTGGAGGTCAGCGCCGCCCGCCTGGAGTTCAGCCGCAAATCCCGTGTGGCTCGGGTCGTTCTCGAGGAGGACCGGCTGGGCTTCTCCTTCGAGCGCGCGGTGGGGCCGGGCAAGGTACGCCTGCACATCGAGTACCGCGGGTCGCTGAGCGCCACCGCGACCGAGGGGCTCTTCCGGCGGCGGGACGGGGACGAGTGGTATGTGTTCTCGCAGTTCGAGCCCACCGACGCCCGCCGGGCGTTCCCTTCCTTCGACGAGCCCTCCTTCAAGATCCCCTGGCGGCTGACCCTCCACGTCCGCGAGGGGGACGTGGCCGTCTCCAACATGCCCGTGGTGGGGACGGTCTCGGAGAAGGACGGCTTGAAGCGGGTGGACTTCGCAGAGACTCCACCCTTGCCCAGCTACCTCCTGGCCGTCGGGGTCGGCCCCTTCGAGATCGTGGACGCGGGGGTGGCGGGCCGGAAGCACACCCCCCTCCGCATTCTCACCGCCCGCGGCCGGACCGGCGAGGCGGCCTGGGCGGCCACGACCACGCCCCGTCTCCTCGAGCGGCTGGAAGAGTACTTCGACCTGCCCTACCCCTACGACAAGCTGGACCAGCTCGCGGTGCCGGTGACGATGGCTTTCGGGGCCATGGAGAACGCCGGCCTGGTCACGTACGCGGAGGGGCTCCTCCTCCGCAAGCCGGAGGAGGAGAGCATTGCCTTCCGCCGGCTCTACGCCGACGTCTGCGCGCACGAGCTGGCCCACCAGTGGTTCGGCGACCTCGTCACCCTGACCTGGTGGGACGACGTGTGGCTGAACGAGAGCCTCGCCAGCTGGATGGGCACGAAGGTGATCGAGGGCTGGAAGCCGCAATGGGCAGCGAGAGCGGCCCAGGTAGTCTCGCGCCGAGAGGCCATGCAGCAGGATCGCCTGGCCGGGGCGCGGCGGATCCGCCAGCCAATCGTCACCAAGCACGACATCGTGGACGCTTTCGACTCCATCACCTACGTCAAGGGGGAGGCGGTGGTGAGGATGTTCGAGTCCTGGCTCGGGGAGGACGTGTTCCGGAAGGGGGTGCAGCGCTACCTGGGGCGGCACGCCTGGGGCAACGCGACCACCGCGGATTTCCTGGCCGCGCTGAGCGCCAAGGCGGGCCGGGACGTGGGCCCCGCTTTCTCGACCTTCCTGGACCAGCCGGGCATCCCCCAGGTGTCGGTGGAGCTCGTCTGCGCGCCGGGGGGGGCCCCGCGCCTGCGGCTCCGCCAGGAACCCTATCGACCCCTCGGCTCCGGGGGGATCTCCCGGCCCACGTGGCAGGTGCCGGTCTGCGCCCGCCCCGGCCCGGACGGAAAGGCGAGCCGCGCCTGCACCCTGCTCACGGAGGCGACGGGTGAGCTGGCCCTGGACGGGACGGCGTGCCCGGACCTGGTGGTGGCGAACGACGGCGAGGTCGGCTATTACCTCACCCGGTACCCGCGCGAGCTCCTGCGCCCGCTGCTCGCGAGCGGCGCGCGCGGCCTGACCGCGGCCGAGCGCGTCGGCTTCCTGGGTAGTGTCGAAGCCCTCACCCTCAGCGGCGACCTCCCCGCGGCCGAGGTCCTCTCCTTCCTGCCCGCCGCCGCCCGCGATCCCGACCGCCACGTAGTGGAGACCGCGGTCGCCGTCGCCCGAAGCGTGGGGGCGCCGCTCTGGGGGGAGGGCTCGCGGCCGCTCTTTGCCCGCTTCCTGCGCGACACCTTCGGGGAGCGCGCCCACGGCCTGGGCTGGAAAACCCGATCCGGGGATGACGAGGACACCCAGTTCCTACGGCGCACTCTTCTTTCCCTCGTCGCCCTGGAGGGGGAGGACGAGGGCCTGGGCGCGGAGGCGGTCGCGCTCGCCCCGCGCTGGCTCTCCGAGCCCAAGGCTCTGGACCGCGACATGGTGGGTGTGGTGCTCCAGGCCGCCGCCCGCCGGGGCGACCCCGCCCTCTTCGAGCAGCTCCGCGCGGCTGCCCTCGCCGCCACGGACCGGGAGCGGCGACGAGAGCTCTTGCATGCGCTGGGCGCGTTCCCCGATCCGCCACTCCTGGATAGGGCGCTGTCCCTCACCCTGGGCGAGGGCCTAGATCCCCGGGAGTCGATCGAGATCGTCTGGAGCGCGGCCCAGGGGGCAAAGACCAGGGCCGAGGCGTATGCCTTTGTGAAGGCCCACTTCCAGGCCCTGACCGCGCGACTGCCCCCCGACTTGAGCGCCCTCCTGCCCCAGGCGGGCGCCTCGCTCTGCACGGCCGCGGAGGCGACGGACCTGGAAGCGTTCTTCCGCCCGCGGGCCGGTGATTTCCCGGGTGGCCCGCGGGTTCTCGACAGCGTGGTGGAGCAGGTCCGGTTCTGCGATGCGTTCCGGAGCGCCCAGCAGGCGAGCGCGCTCTCCTTCCTGTCCGGGCATGGGGGCCGCTGA
- a CDS encoding HEAT repeat domain-containing protein codes for MATVRPEERRGTAAAFLTIFGILASHTLLETARDALFLARLPASQLPWVYLVIAAVAVGLSQSRWGGQRRSSTTYGLSLLLAGCATMTLIFWLVGSWRNPVELYVLYVWTGLVGSLTVLEFWMVLSDTYTVSQAKRLYSLVGTGSLLGAAAGAGLARLLARSVSTPQLVLGAAAAMLVTALGPALLLRRSEAAGPPLPPGLSTLRQSLRAMKGHPYVRALAGLVLISTVALTLADYVFKSAVARQIPSDQLGSFFATFYMILNLLALAAQLLLTGWLFRVLGFHRALWALPILLFMGAAGVALGGGLAAALLLKGADGTLRNSLHRTGSELLFVPLPDLLRARAKPFIDLVGQRGGQALASLLILSEATLHRGDTVLAAASAALCLVWIAWAADLRGHYLDLFRAALREGSIKPSLDLPPLDLGSLETLFSALNSQEDTEVLAALDLLAEEGRTRLIPALILHHPSRGVVLRALDLFARAGRTDFVPVADRLLGHPDAEVRAAALRARTTVHSEEGVLRTAGSDSSPLVRATALAGLVSGGWISDEAQSTLDGLLEHGSPEERVALARAVSEQPAPVFAEILLRLAEDPDKEVQVHAARAMGAVRSAGFLPALLPLLGRREVRSAARTSLVAFGPEGLAFLDSALADHALPHDVRRHLPRTISLFPPAEGAAVLQRHLVGEPDGLVRFKILRGLNRTAQHPEVVFDGAILREATEATVAAAFRLVDWRLSLARGAAEDARRATPGHELLSALLRDKELQAGERLFRLLSLQFRSEDFKGIYLGLRNTNPKVRAGSRELLENLVAAPLRGALLALVDEAPDPERLARAGPYYTPRPLDYEGLLALILEQPGESLRCIAVYHVGELGLGSLRGRVETLRRGEPGFFLSRVADHALRLLSGPEGGTLAHA; via the coding sequence TTGGCGACCGTCCGCCCTGAGGAACGACGCGGCACCGCCGCCGCCTTCCTGACCATCTTCGGCATCCTCGCCTCGCACACCCTCCTGGAGACGGCGCGGGACGCGCTTTTCCTGGCCCGTCTTCCCGCCTCCCAGCTCCCCTGGGTGTATCTGGTCATCGCCGCGGTCGCGGTCGGCCTCTCCCAGAGCCGGTGGGGGGGGCAGCGCCGCTCCTCCACCACCTACGGCCTCTCCCTGCTCCTCGCCGGCTGCGCAACCATGACCCTGATCTTTTGGCTCGTGGGCTCCTGGCGAAACCCCGTCGAACTCTACGTGCTGTACGTATGGACGGGGCTCGTGGGGAGCCTCACCGTTCTCGAGTTCTGGATGGTCCTGAGCGACACCTACACCGTCTCCCAGGCCAAGCGTCTCTACAGCCTGGTGGGGACGGGCAGCCTGCTGGGGGCGGCGGCGGGGGCGGGCCTGGCGCGCCTCCTCGCGCGGAGCGTGTCGACGCCCCAGCTCGTCCTGGGTGCGGCCGCGGCCATGTTGGTGACCGCGCTGGGGCCCGCCCTCCTGCTCCGGAGGTCGGAGGCGGCTGGCCCCCCCCTGCCCCCCGGGCTCTCGACGCTTCGGCAGTCCCTGCGCGCCATGAAAGGCCATCCCTACGTGCGAGCCCTGGCTGGCCTGGTGCTGATCTCCACCGTCGCCCTCACCCTGGCCGACTACGTCTTCAAGAGCGCGGTGGCGCGCCAGATTCCTTCCGACCAGCTCGGCTCCTTCTTCGCCACCTTCTACATGATCCTGAACCTCCTGGCCCTCGCCGCCCAGCTCCTGCTCACGGGCTGGCTCTTCCGGGTGCTCGGTTTCCACCGCGCGCTCTGGGCCCTGCCCATCCTTCTCTTCATGGGGGCGGCGGGGGTGGCGCTGGGGGGTGGGCTGGCCGCGGCCCTGCTCCTGAAGGGAGCGGACGGCACCCTGCGGAACTCGCTCCACCGCACGGGGAGCGAGCTGCTCTTCGTGCCTCTGCCCGACTTGCTCCGCGCCCGGGCCAAGCCCTTCATCGACCTCGTCGGCCAGCGCGGGGGGCAGGCCCTGGCCTCGTTGCTCATCCTCTCCGAGGCCACCCTCCACCGCGGCGACACCGTGCTGGCCGCGGCCTCGGCCGCGCTCTGCCTGGTCTGGATTGCCTGGGCGGCCGACCTGAGGGGCCACTACCTGGACCTCTTCCGGGCCGCGCTCCGCGAAGGCTCCATCAAGCCCAGCCTGGACCTCCCGCCCCTCGACCTGGGCTCGCTGGAGACCCTGTTCAGCGCCCTCAACAGCCAGGAGGACACCGAGGTCCTGGCCGCCCTGGACCTGCTCGCGGAGGAGGGCCGGACCCGCCTCATTCCCGCCCTCATCCTCCACCACCCCTCACGCGGGGTGGTGCTGCGCGCCCTCGATCTCTTCGCGCGGGCGGGACGGACCGACTTTGTCCCCGTGGCCGACCGGCTCCTCGGCCACCCCGATGCCGAGGTCCGGGCCGCCGCCCTCCGCGCCCGCACCACCGTCCACAGCGAGGAGGGGGTCCTGAGGACCGCGGGGAGCGACTCGAGCCCGCTGGTCCGGGCCACGGCCCTGGCCGGCCTCGTTTCCGGGGGCTGGATCAGCGACGAGGCCCAGAGCACCCTGGACGGGCTGCTGGAGCACGGCTCGCCCGAGGAGCGAGTGGCCCTGGCCCGGGCGGTCAGCGAGCAGCCCGCGCCGGTGTTCGCGGAGATCCTGCTCCGGCTGGCCGAGGACCCCGACAAGGAGGTGCAGGTCCACGCCGCCCGGGCCATGGGAGCGGTGCGAAGCGCGGGCTTCCTTCCCGCTCTTCTGCCGCTCCTCGGCCGGCGCGAGGTCCGGAGCGCCGCCCGCACCTCGCTGGTCGCGTTCGGGCCGGAGGGGCTCGCCTTCCTCGATTCCGCCTTGGCTGACCACGCCCTTCCCCATGACGTCCGCCGACACCTGCCGCGCACGATCAGCCTCTTCCCCCCCGCCGAGGGGGCGGCCGTGCTCCAGCGCCACCTGGTGGGGGAACCGGACGGGCTGGTGCGCTTCAAGATCCTGCGCGGCCTCAACCGCACCGCCCAACACCCGGAGGTCGTGTTCGACGGGGCCATACTCCGGGAAGCCACCGAGGCCACGGTGGCGGCCGCCTTCCGCCTCGTCGACTGGCGGCTGAGCCTGGCCCGGGGGGCCGCCGAGGACGCCCGACGGGCCACTCCCGGGCACGAGCTGCTTTCCGCTCTGCTCCGGGACAAGGAGCTGCAGGCCGGGGAACGCCTCTTCCGTCTCCTCTCCCTCCAATTCCGAAGCGAGGACTTCAAGGGGATCTACCTGGGCCTCCGCAACACCAACCCGAAGGTTCGAGCGGGGAGCCGCGAGCTGCTGGAGAACCTCGTGGCCGCCCCCCTGCGGGGGGCCCTCCTGGCCCTGGTGGACGAAGCCCCCGACCCCGAGCGCCTGGCCCGGGCGGGGCCCTACTACACCCCGCGCCCCCTTGACTACGAGGGCTTGCTCGCCCTCATCCTCGAGCAGCCCGGGGAGTCGCTCCGCTGCATCGCTGTGTACCACGTGGGGGAGCTGGGCCTGGGGTCGCTGCGCGGTCGGGTGGAAACCCTGCGTCGGGGGGAGCCCGGCTTCTTCCTCTCCCGCGTGGCCGACCACGCGCTCAGGCTCCTGTCCGGACCGGAGGGTGGCACCCTCGCCCATGCTTGA
- a CDS encoding PH domain-containing protein gives MWRRRIALGLLGAAILAGAGLAFGPARVTWFNAGLRIDYPWPRGAAALLAAVASALLAVLLRNRLLRLGGAALAVAGLFLGLHLLAYRLEAGETGITLGGPLGSTSIAWGDVTRVDTGARALVITDRAEAQVRVGTGDLAPDERARLERTIARRVREGSTRPGPSR, from the coding sequence ATGTGGCGCCGCCGAATTGCGCTCGGGCTCCTGGGCGCGGCCATCCTGGCCGGGGCCGGGCTGGCCTTCGGCCCGGCCCGCGTCACCTGGTTCAACGCCGGCCTGCGCATCGACTACCCGTGGCCGCGGGGAGCGGCCGCCCTCCTCGCCGCCGTGGCGTCTGCGCTCCTGGCCGTCCTCCTCCGCAACCGGCTCCTGCGCTTGGGCGGGGCCGCTCTGGCCGTGGCCGGCCTCTTCCTCGGCCTTCACCTCCTGGCCTATCGCCTGGAGGCGGGCGAGACCGGCATCACCCTGGGTGGCCCGCTGGGCTCGACCAGCATCGCCTGGGGGGACGTGACCCGGGTGGACACGGGCGCGCGGGCGCTCGTGATTACCGACCGCGCGGAAGCCCAGGTCCGAGTGGGGACGGGCGACCTGGCCCCCGATGAGCGCGCACGCCTCGAGCGCACCATTGCCCGCCGGGTGCGGGAGGGCTCAACCCGGCCCGGGCCTTCCCGCTGA
- a CDS encoding cyclic nucleotide-binding domain-containing protein, producing the protein MLDTPHAVTGLERILFFKRLPNLADLPAAELTVIADHAAERFFTKGSPILREGEPVGAVHLVVEGEVEVRRRDKPLGRFGPGTGLGGLGLFARDTEGWDVTAVADTLTLELEADALLEVFEDRFPILLHVLRNTCRQLLDLLVRREVDPRRGIPPAPPLPPGGRDLDLVERIFFLRQMLPFQRSSINALFELSRGLTQVRFPPGVTLWREGESSPGIYLILAGNVSAVSVARGLQFRPGPGYPLGSLEAVSGSPRWYDAVTETPLVALQGNAEALIDVFEDNFEMAMDYLAMVARGLLRILEAEGRGGATEPPM; encoded by the coding sequence ATGCTTGATACCCCCCACGCGGTCACGGGCCTGGAGCGGATCCTCTTCTTCAAGAGACTGCCCAACCTCGCCGACCTGCCCGCGGCCGAGCTGACGGTGATCGCGGACCATGCCGCGGAACGCTTCTTCACGAAGGGCAGCCCCATCCTCCGCGAGGGGGAGCCGGTGGGGGCGGTCCACCTTGTCGTGGAGGGCGAGGTGGAGGTCCGGCGCCGAGATAAGCCCCTGGGCCGCTTCGGTCCCGGGACCGGCTTGGGTGGCCTGGGTCTTTTCGCCCGCGACACCGAAGGCTGGGACGTCACCGCCGTCGCCGACACCTTGACCCTGGAGCTGGAGGCGGACGCCCTGCTGGAGGTGTTCGAGGACCGGTTTCCCATCCTCCTTCATGTGTTGCGGAACACCTGTCGGCAGCTCCTCGATCTCCTGGTGCGCAGGGAGGTGGATCCCCGGCGGGGGATCCCTCCCGCCCCACCCTTGCCGCCGGGGGGGCGCGACCTGGACCTGGTGGAACGCATCTTCTTCCTCCGGCAGATGCTGCCCTTCCAGAGAAGCAGCATCAACGCTCTCTTCGAGCTCTCGCGCGGCCTCACCCAGGTTCGCTTTCCGCCCGGGGTCACCCTCTGGCGGGAGGGGGAGTCCTCCCCCGGCATCTATCTGATCCTGGCCGGCAACGTGAGCGCGGTCTCGGTGGCCCGGGGCCTCCAGTTCCGGCCCGGCCCCGGCTATCCCCTGGGTTCCCTGGAGGCGGTTTCGGGGTCCCCCCGCTGGTACGACGCCGTGACCGAGACCCCCCTCGTCGCCCTGCAGGGGAATGCGGAGGCCCTCATCGACGTCTTCGAGGACAACTTCGAGATGGCCATGGACTACCTGGCCATGGTGGCCCGGGGCCTGCTCCGCATCCTGGAGGCCGAGGGGCGGGGGGGCGCCACGGAGCCCCCCATGTAG
- a CDS encoding DUF444 family protein — protein sequence MLRKIDRDVKRFKQIVRGIIKKDFRKYLTQGELIGRQGKHLVSIPIPQIEIPRFRFSWREAGGVGQGEGDVGDPLEGAPGTAQGEHILEVEVNLEELASILGEELELPRIQPRGRRVIPVEKVKYSNIRKVGPETLRHFKRTFREALKRQIAMGTYDPGNPVIVPIREDRRYRSWHLREVPESNAVIIFCMDVSGSMGDQQKEIVRVASFWIDTWLRSQYKSLDNVYVVHEAFAKEVDPHTFYHLRESGGTKISTAYELVNQIIDTRFHPEAWNVYLFHFSDGENSDSRDTDLCLEILRRDLLPKLNLFCFGQVRSSYGGGRFKTDLEEAFPGEPQIVTSEIRDKDEIYDAIKRFLGKGL from the coding sequence ATGCTCAGAAAGATCGACCGCGACGTCAAGCGCTTCAAACAGATCGTGCGCGGGATCATCAAAAAGGATTTTCGGAAGTACCTGACCCAGGGCGAGCTGATCGGACGCCAGGGCAAGCACCTGGTCTCCATCCCCATCCCCCAGATCGAGATCCCGCGCTTCCGCTTCAGCTGGAGGGAAGCGGGGGGCGTGGGCCAGGGGGAGGGGGACGTGGGGGATCCCTTGGAGGGCGCTCCCGGAACCGCCCAGGGCGAGCACATCCTCGAGGTGGAGGTCAATCTGGAAGAGCTGGCCTCCATCCTGGGGGAGGAGCTGGAGCTGCCCCGGATCCAGCCCCGGGGGCGGCGGGTGATCCCGGTCGAGAAGGTGAAGTACTCCAACATCCGCAAGGTGGGACCGGAGACGCTGCGCCATTTCAAGCGCACCTTCCGGGAGGCCCTGAAGCGCCAGATCGCCATGGGCACCTACGACCCCGGCAACCCCGTCATCGTACCCATCCGCGAGGACCGCCGCTACCGCTCCTGGCACCTGCGCGAGGTGCCGGAGTCCAACGCCGTCATCATCTTCTGCATGGATGTGAGCGGGAGCATGGGCGACCAGCAGAAGGAGATCGTGCGCGTGGCTTCCTTCTGGATCGACACCTGGCTGCGCAGCCAGTACAAGAGCCTGGACAACGTCTACGTGGTCCACGAGGCCTTCGCCAAGGAGGTGGATCCCCACACGTTCTACCACCTGCGGGAGAGCGGGGGCACCAAGATCTCCACCGCCTACGAGCTGGTCAACCAGATCATCGACACCCGTTTCCATCCCGAGGCCTGGAACGTGTACCTCTTCCACTTCTCGGACGGGGAGAACAGCGACAGCCGGGACACCGACCTCTGCCTGGAGATCCTGCGCCGGGACCTGCTGCCCAAGCTGAACCTCTTCTGCTTCGGCCAGGTCCGCTCCTCCTACGGCGGGGGCCGCTTCAAGACCGACCTGGAGGAGGCCTTCCCCGGGGAGCCCCAGATCGTCACCAGCGAGATCCGGGACAAGGACGAGATCTACGACGCCATAAAGCGCTTCCTGGGCAAGGGGCTGTGA
- a CDS encoding YtxH domain-containing protein, translating to MSDDRGAGASGIILSFLLGGLAGAALAVLFAPRSGEETRELLEGKLRESAERGKHLRDRAVSKSRETLEDAAEYLDKQKESLEKRRDRLAAAVEAGRQAYRDEKEKM from the coding sequence ATGAGTGATGATCGCGGTGCGGGCGCTTCGGGAATCATCCTTTCGTTCCTACTGGGGGGCCTGGCGGGTGCGGCCTTGGCCGTCCTGTTCGCCCCCCGCTCCGGCGAGGAGACCCGGGAGCTCCTAGAGGGAAAGCTCCGGGAGAGTGCCGAGCGGGGGAAGCACCTCCGGGATCGGGCGGTCAGCAAGAGCCGCGAGACCCTGGAGGACGCGGCCGAATACCTGGACAAGCAGAAAGAGAGCCTGGAGAAGCGGCGGGACCGGCTGGCGGCGGCGGTGGAGGCCGGTCGCCAGGCCTATCGCGACGAGAAGGAAAAGATGTAA
- a CDS encoding DUF3501 family protein translates to MEKIRPAEIKNLVEYEKVREAVRARIIELKKRRRVSVGDSLTFLFENRATVLFQIQEMIRTERIVEEGKVQDEIDAYNALIPAPGELSATLFIEIPGLVHMSQDEVRRTVNRFQGLDRQGVSLRVGERLPLPARFEEGHSKEEKMAAVHYLRFVVPGEALRALGDAGQRARLVVDHPNYAAESDLPAETRAELLQDLA, encoded by the coding sequence ATGGAGAAGATCCGCCCCGCGGAGATCAAGAACCTGGTGGAGTACGAGAAGGTCCGGGAAGCCGTGCGCGCGCGCATCATCGAGCTGAAGAAGAGGCGCCGGGTCTCGGTGGGGGACAGCTTGACCTTCCTCTTCGAGAACCGGGCGACCGTTCTCTTCCAGATCCAAGAGATGATCCGGACGGAGCGCATCGTCGAGGAGGGGAAGGTCCAGGACGAGATCGACGCCTATAACGCCCTCATCCCCGCGCCCGGAGAGCTGTCGGCCACCCTCTTCATCGAGATCCCCGGGCTCGTGCACATGAGCCAGGATGAGGTGCGGCGGACGGTGAACCGCTTCCAGGGTCTCGACCGGCAGGGTGTCTCCTTGAGGGTGGGGGAGCGGCTCCCCTTGCCCGCCCGCTTCGAGGAAGGGCACAGCAAGGAGGAGAAGATGGCGGCCGTCCACTACCTCCGCTTCGTGGTCCCCGGGGAGGCCCTGCGCGCCCTGGGCGATGCTGGACAGCGGGCGCGGCTGGTGGTCGATCACCCGAACTACGCGGCGGAAAGCGATCTGCCCGCGGAGACCCGGGCCGAGCTGCTCCAAGACCTGGCCTGA